Proteins encoded within one genomic window of Drosophila willistoni isolate 14030-0811.24 chromosome XL unlocalized genomic scaffold, UCI_dwil_1.1 Seg141, whole genome shotgun sequence:
- the LOC6638030 gene encoding uncharacterized protein LOC6638030, translated as MVICNPTKQRRLSSTLTPFLIPLPFTSPVAALAPLGSLLKCLCVVGLLLIGGGLSPASADWLMDCGNCHCKWNSGKKTADCRNLSLSGVPENLSSELQVLDLSHNRIPYLEQNAFLAAELQNLHKLFIRNSSLQQINPRSFTQLEILIELDLSNNLLRELQPNVFVRLIKVRALVLNGNLLQSLNGGVFHNLKYLHKIELKHNRLMRIDAQAFVGVPLLSQIYLDGNQLNVLRKESFESLKRLTALSLDQNPWNCTCELQLFRDFVLKQNLYTPPTACYYPVQLRSMLWIEDQPQAFACKPRIIYPARGASINTSKENVTLVCRVHGSPNTVIAWDYNKQLYRSESALQHHHHQQQQQQQQQQQHQRVHIQMVREEQSKDHQQFGRDVFISRLTILGAEKSDEGIYTCLAENAGGKDAVQMSLLVQKPGQRDLLLHSNLFVVICLMALGLLSVSVLLSMVTCCIYRRFKQLHPSQHAHLRQLNLSPQQLAGTGANNPGGNGGIGVGVGGVAAPPHVTGGTEVLLDSVSAVENTSLSNFKHHKPSDRERPDGEMTGQDSKYVDVIMGGTHHHHLSRQSPSPHSVVGYLEGQAMGAESEGPSMRLQRDRTRDGSLRGDSQDVSRGTHFLEQKSEDKLNAKFMQTEVSRSSTRSFSRSDSSAGGRHTSILATGSEYRPDLLPTCKSQRGSGEDLPSTIGHNPRSKYNINVQEYLQTKYGSVRTAASSSNNNNNSNNKQHQQQHSINGNEEQAMAYHTKREAAPSIPLVSSTSLTLAETQARNLQRHCKSLPMAMPNLRSQPTDNNAASYEYRQPPPPPYSSVIARSAANATTSTATLPSPSPSPSSPSPSMCQLTPRGGNPSATAAAAVRKQLL; from the exons ATGGTTATCTGCAATCCCACTAAACAGAGACGGCTTTCATCTACCCTTACCCCATTCCTGATCCCACTTCCGTTCACCTCACCTGTCGCTGCCCTGGCCCCACTAGGTAGTCTGCTGAAATGTCTGTGTGTTGTGGGACTCCTGCTGATAGGAGGAGGACTCAGTCCCGCCAGCGCCGATTGGCTAATGGATTGCGGCAATTGTCACTGCAAATGGAATTCCGGCAAAAAGACGGCCGATTGCAGGAATCTAAGTCTGAGCGGTGTACCAGAGAATCTCAGCTCCGAGCTGCAAGTACTGGATCTATCGCACAATCGTATACCCTATCTCGAGCAGAATGCCTTCCTGGCCGCCGAATTGCAGAATCTGCACAAGCTCTTCATAAGGAACAGCTCGCTGCAACAGATCAATCCGCGCAGTTTCACCCAGCTGGAGATATTAATCGAATTGGACTTGTCCAACAATTTGCTAAGGGAACTGCAGCCGAACGTCTTTGTCCGACTGATCAAGGTACGGGCCCTAGTGCTCAATGGCAATCTGCTGCAATCGCTCAATGGCGGCGTCTTCCACAATCtgaaatatttgcacaagATCGAGTTGAAACACAATCGTCTGATGCGCATCGATGCCCAGGCGTTTGTGGGTGTGCCGCTTCTGTCGCAGATCTATCTGGATGGGAATCAATTGAATGTGCTGCGCAAGGAGAGTTTCGAGTCGTTGAAACGTCTGACGGCCCTGTCCCTAGACCAGAATCCCTGGAATTGCACCTGCGAACTGCAGCTCTTTCGAGACTTTGTCCTCAAACAGAATCTCTACACGCCACCAACCGCCTGCTATTATCCGGTGCAGTTGCGCAGCATGCTCTGGATAGAGGACCAGCCTCAGGCATTTGCCTGCAAGCCGCGTATAATTTACCCGGCCCGCGGAGCCTCCATCAACACCTCCAAAGAAAATGTGACCCTGGTGTGCCGCGTCCATGGCTCGCCGAACACGGTGATTGCATGGGACTACAACAAGCAACTCTACAGATCGGAGAGCGCTTTACAACACcaccatcatcagcagcagcaacagcagcaacagcagcagcagcatcagcgtGTCCACATTCAGATGGTACGCGAAGAGCAGTCCAAGGATCATCAGCAGTTTGGGCGAGATGTATTCATCTCGCGTCTCACTATTTTGGGGGCCGAAAAGAGCGACGAGGGCATCTACACATGCTTGGCAGAGAATGCCGGCGGCAAGGATGCCGTCCAAATGAGCCTGCTGGTCCAAAAGCCTGGCCAAAGGGATCTGTTGCTGCACAGCAATCTCTTTGTCGTCATCTGTCTGATGGCCTTGGGCCTGCTCAGCGTTTCGGTGCTGCTCTCCATGGTCACTTGCTGCATTTACAGGCGTTTTAAGCAGCTTCATCCTAGCCAGCATGCCCATTTGCGTCAGTTGAATCTATCGCCCCAACAACTAGCTGGCACCGGGGCAAATAATCCTGGAGGCAATGGTGGtattggtgttggtgttggcgGTGTTGCAGCTCCTCCTCATGTTACCGGCGGGACAGAAGTTCTCCTCGATTCGGTGAGTGCCGTAGAAAATACATCGCTCAGCAATTTTAAGCATCACAAGCCATCGGATCGCGAACGACCCGATGGTGAGATGACGGGACAAGATAGCAAGTATGTGGACGTGATTATGGGTGGcactcatcatcatcacctgTCGCGCCAATCACCTTCACCGCATTCCGTGGTTGGTTATCTGGAGGGTCAGGCCATGGGCGCCGAATCCGAGGGTCCATCAATGCGATTGCAAAGAGATCGCACTCGGGATGGTTCGCTGCGTGGCGATAGTCAGGATGTCAGTCGTGGCACCCACTTTTTGGAGCAAAAGTCTGAAG ATAAGCTCAATGCAAAGTTCATGCAAACCGAAGTTAGCCGCAGCAGCACTAGATCCTTCAGTCGCAGCGACTCCTCAGCCGGAGGACGCCACACATCGATTTTGGCCACAGGCAGTGAGTACAGGCCGGATCTATTGCCCACATGTAAGAGTCAGCGGGGCAGCGGTGAGGATTTGCCATCGACAATTGGTCACAATCCGCGCAGCAAATACAACATTAATGTCCAGGAATATCTACAGACCAAATACGGTAGTGTCCGGACTGCGGCaagtagcagcaacaacaataacaatagcaacaacaaacaacatcagcaacagcacTCAATTAATGGCAACGAGGAGCAAGCGATGGCATATCACACCAAACGTGAGGCCGCACCTAGCATACCACTTGTCTCGTCCACATCGTTAACACTGGCTGAGACCCAAGCCCGTAATCTACAACGGCACTGCAAGTCCCTG